AACATCGTACCCTTGGAACGGAAGCGGAGTGAGGCAAAGGTGGTCATCGTAGAGCCGCGGACGTTCAACGAGGTAAAGGACATTGCAGACCACTTGCGCGCGAGGAAGGCCGTGCTCGTGAACTTCCACCGTGTGCCCCACGAGCTCAAGCAGCGGATGAAGGACTTCTTGAGCGGGACGATTTACGTCCTGGAAGGGGAGTTCACGGCCGTAGGAGAGGACATCTACCTCCTCGCTCCGGAGAACGTAGAGATCGAAGGGTCGATCTCGCTCTTTGCCGACGAGACGCTGGGGAACTTCCGCCGCTGACCTTTCGAGAACGGGGGCGTCGGGCCGA
This is a stretch of genomic DNA from Brockia lithotrophica. It encodes these proteins:
- a CDS encoding cell division protein SepF; protein product: MMDRVFQWIGLGDDGEFTGEDGRQPAEPETEAERSRRRGNIVPLERKRSEAKVVIVEPRTFNEVKDIADHLRARKAVLVNFHRVPHELKQRMKDFLSGTIYVLEGEFTAVGEDIYLLAPENVEIEGSISLFADETLGNFRR